From the genome of Gemmatimonadaceae bacterium, one region includes:
- a CDS encoding DUF2723 domain-containing protein, protein MTIATAAAAAPPRTPSRVATGTAELDYRPSYLAAAIAGLVVFVLYILTLAPTTSMWDTSEYIAAAFVLGIPHPPGNPFFVLIGRVFAILPIAPSVAMRINVLAAVSSAVSAGFWFLVTERVLVGWLPRRWQRVVGGSLAVLIGATSFTVWNQSVVNEKVYTVSLLGLAVICWLTVRWCDDPEDRIGDRLLVLIAYVLGLGYANHMAGMLAAPAVGLAVIIRRPAFLLRWKLLVACGAALVFGMTPFATQPIRAAHFPAINEGEPTGCVTKLEFKCTFSKLTYDRFMYNFNRGQYGKPELGERQAPFTAQIGMYWLYYKWQFLRDAYGQRPGLQNGLAVFFLILSGIGGWMHFKKDRRSFFVLRAAGVHHDTGAHLLPELQVRSFPGAGPRRFRRSRSA, encoded by the coding sequence ATGACCATCGCTACCGCCGCTGCGGCTGCGCCTCCGCGGACGCCTTCCCGCGTGGCCACCGGCACCGCTGAACTGGATTATCGGCCGTCCTACCTCGCCGCGGCCATTGCCGGGCTGGTGGTGTTCGTGCTGTACATCCTGACCCTCGCGCCCACGACGTCCATGTGGGACACCAGCGAGTACATCGCGGCGGCGTTCGTGCTGGGGATCCCGCATCCGCCTGGCAACCCGTTCTTCGTGCTCATTGGCCGCGTGTTCGCGATCCTGCCCATCGCACCGTCGGTGGCCATGCGCATCAACGTGCTGGCGGCGGTCTCAAGCGCGGTGTCGGCAGGGTTCTGGTTTCTGGTGACCGAACGGGTGCTGGTGGGCTGGTTGCCGCGGCGCTGGCAGCGCGTGGTGGGCGGATCGCTGGCCGTGCTCATTGGCGCCACCTCGTTCACGGTGTGGAACCAGTCGGTGGTGAATGAGAAGGTGTACACCGTGTCGCTGCTTGGGCTGGCCGTCATCTGCTGGTTGACGGTGCGCTGGTGCGACGACCCGGAAGACAGAATTGGCGATCGGCTGCTGGTGTTGATTGCCTACGTGCTTGGCCTGGGTTACGCCAATCACATGGCCGGTATGCTGGCGGCGCCCGCGGTCGGCCTGGCGGTCATCATTCGTCGTCCGGCGTTCCTGCTGCGCTGGAAGCTGCTGGTGGCCTGCGGCGCCGCGCTGGTGTTCGGCATGACGCCGTTTGCCACGCAACCCATTCGTGCGGCGCACTTCCCCGCCATCAACGAAGGCGAACCAACGGGGTGCGTCACCAAGCTCGAGTTCAAGTGCACGTTCTCGAAGCTCACGTACGATCGTTTCATGTACAATTTCAATCGCGGCCAGTACGGCAAGCCGGAACTGGGGGAGCGGCAGGCGCCGTTCACGGCGCAGATCGGCATGTACTGGCTGTACTACAAGTGGCAGTTCCTGCGCGATGCGTACGGTCAGCGCCCGGGACTGCAGAACGGACTGGCGGTGTTCTTTCTCATCTTGAGCGGCATCGGCGGGTGGATGCACTTCAAGAAGGACCGACGAAGCTTTTTCGTTCTTCGGGCCGCTGGTGTTCACCATGACACTGGCGCTCATCTTCTACCTGAACTTCAAGTACGGTCATTCCCAGGCGCCGGACCTCGGCGATTCCGTCGATCGCGAAGTGCGTGA
- the purH gene encoding bifunctional phosphoribosylaminoimidazolecarboxamide formyltransferase/IMP cyclohydrolase produces the protein MPRALLSVSDKSGLVPFATQLVQHGYELVSTGGTARVLRESGLTVLDVSDITGFPEMLDGRVKTLHPAVHGGLLARRDLPAHMSAIADHHIGTIDLVVVNLYPFRETAAKAGVHPDDVIENIDIGGPSMLRSAAKNFYAVWVLVDPADYARVLAVIATGADDPALRQLLAEKVYAHTSSYDAAIAQWFAAQRGEPFPDHYPLSFQKQQALRYGENPQQRAAFYVERPGAGLGALRQLGGKELSFNNLLDLEGAMLAIEPFGEQPACAIIKHTTPCGLATGTDALDAYKKALACDPVSAFGSVIAFSVPVDVAAADAISSLFVECIVAPSFADEAVEILVRKKNLRVLAGRALWPAGGMDYKRVRGGLLVQDRAPVPEVPALWNAVTKRQPTREEQRDLSFAWRAVASVKSNAIVLVRDGATIGIGAGQMSRVDASFLAVHKATSLGHATAGASLGSDAFFPFRDGVDHAAAAGVTAIVQPGGSVRDADVIAAADEHNIAMIFTGARLFRH, from the coding sequence ATGCCTCGCGCGCTTCTTTCCGTTTCCGACAAGTCCGGCCTTGTGCCGTTTGCCACGCAGCTGGTGCAACACGGGTACGAGCTCGTGTCTACCGGCGGCACGGCGCGTGTCCTCCGCGAGAGCGGCCTCACAGTCCTTGACGTCAGCGACATCACGGGATTTCCGGAAATGCTCGACGGTCGGGTGAAGACGCTGCACCCGGCGGTGCATGGCGGCCTGCTGGCGCGTCGCGATCTGCCGGCGCACATGTCCGCCATCGCCGACCACCATATCGGCACGATCGATCTCGTCGTGGTCAACCTGTATCCGTTCCGCGAGACAGCGGCGAAGGCGGGTGTGCATCCCGACGACGTGATCGAGAATATCGATATCGGTGGACCCTCCATGCTGCGCTCGGCCGCCAAGAACTTCTATGCGGTCTGGGTGCTGGTCGACCCCGCCGACTACGCGCGGGTCCTTGCCGTAATCGCCACTGGCGCGGACGACCCGGCGTTGCGTCAGCTGTTGGCCGAAAAGGTGTACGCGCACACCAGCAGCTACGACGCGGCGATCGCGCAGTGGTTTGCGGCGCAGCGCGGGGAGCCGTTCCCCGACCACTACCCGCTCTCGTTTCAGAAGCAGCAGGCGTTGCGGTACGGCGAGAACCCGCAACAACGCGCCGCGTTTTATGTGGAGCGCCCGGGCGCGGGACTGGGTGCCCTGAGACAATTGGGCGGCAAGGAACTGTCGTTCAACAATCTGCTCGACCTGGAAGGAGCGATGCTGGCGATCGAACCGTTCGGGGAGCAGCCGGCGTGCGCCATTATCAAGCACACGACCCCGTGCGGACTGGCCACCGGCACCGATGCGCTGGACGCGTACAAGAAGGCGCTCGCCTGCGACCCCGTCTCGGCGTTCGGCTCGGTGATTGCCTTCAGTGTGCCGGTTGACGTCGCCGCGGCCGACGCGATCTCGAGTCTCTTCGTGGAGTGCATTGTGGCGCCGTCATTCGCCGACGAGGCCGTAGAGATTCTCGTGCGCAAGAAGAATCTGCGCGTCCTGGCCGGTCGCGCCCTGTGGCCAGCCGGCGGGATGGACTACAAGCGTGTGCGCGGCGGACTGCTGGTGCAGGACCGCGCGCCCGTGCCCGAAGTGCCGGCGCTCTGGAATGCCGTGACCAAGCGTCAACCTACGCGCGAGGAGCAGCGCGACTTGTCATTCGCCTGGCGTGCAGTGGCGAGCGTCAAGTCCAACGCCATCGTGCTGGTGCGCGATGGGGCGACGATTGGCATTGGGGCCGGACAGATGTCCCGCGTCGATGCGTCGTTTCTCGCCGTGCACAAAGCCACGTCGCTGGGACATGCCACGGCGGGTGCCTCGCTGGGGTCGGACGCTTTCTTTCCGTTCCGTGACGGCGTCGATCACGCCGCAGCCGCTGGCGTCACCGCCATCGTTCAGCCGGGCGGGTCGGTGCGCGACGCCGACGTGATCGCGGCAGCCGACGAACACAATATCGCGATGATCTTCACCGGGGCGAGGCTGTTCCGACACTAG